A window from Populus trichocarpa isolate Nisqually-1 chromosome 3, P.trichocarpa_v4.1, whole genome shotgun sequence encodes these proteins:
- the LOC7481217 gene encoding uncharacterized protein LOC7481217 isoform X2, whose protein sequence is MMRRQNQDQQSRVLDELSALVFNLLRSPSTPISFSDQFPVPSTSVRRRLPGITPGGFASLLLGISLALMLCGSVTFFIGFLLMPWVLGLVMVFYVAGVVSTVSMLGRSILCYATTPSPRKEIPAWKLL, encoded by the coding sequence ATGATGCGAAGACAGAATCAAGATCAACAATCTCGAGTACTCGACGAGCTATCAGCGTTAGTATTCAATCTCCTCCGTTCACCATCGACGCCGATCTCGTTTTCTGATCAGTTTCCGGTGCCCTCCAcgtcggtgaggaggaggttgCCGGGAATAACGCCAGGGGGGTTCGCGTCGTTGCTATTAGGGATATCGTTGGCTTTGATGTTATGTGGATCGGTTAcgttttttattgggtttttgttGATGCCTTGGGTTCTTGGATTGGTTATGGTGTTTTATGTTGCTGGGGTTGTTTCTACTGTCTCCATGCTGGGCCGCTCTATTCTTTGTTACGCCACGACTCCTTCTCCTCGAAAGGAGATTCCTG
- the LOC7481217 gene encoding uncharacterized protein LOC7481217 isoform X1 produces the protein MMRRQNQDQQSRVLDELSALVFNLLRSPSTPISFSDQFPVPSTSVRRRLPGITPGGFASLLLGISLALMLCGSVTFFIGFLLMPWVLGLVMVFYVAGVVSTVSMLGRSILCYATTPSPRKEIPGVIFWDFGNHVG, from the coding sequence ATGATGCGAAGACAGAATCAAGATCAACAATCTCGAGTACTCGACGAGCTATCAGCGTTAGTATTCAATCTCCTCCGTTCACCATCGACGCCGATCTCGTTTTCTGATCAGTTTCCGGTGCCCTCCAcgtcggtgaggaggaggttgCCGGGAATAACGCCAGGGGGGTTCGCGTCGTTGCTATTAGGGATATCGTTGGCTTTGATGTTATGTGGATCGGTTAcgttttttattgggtttttgttGATGCCTTGGGTTCTTGGATTGGTTATGGTGTTTTATGTTGCTGGGGTTGTTTCTACTGTCTCCATGCTGGGCCGCTCTATTCTTTGTTACGCCACGACTCCTTCTCCTCGAAAGGAGATTCCTG